ATACCATTGCAGACCATCATCTGTCAATGCAGCCCAGGGCGTCAGTGTGCAGTTCTGAAATATGATCGTAGCCACAGTGATCACGCCAAGTTCCTTTAGCACCCTTTTACGATAATCAGCATCATCACTCCAATGTCTATCAAAATACCGGTGCAACCAGTGATGCATGCCAATAAGCAGGTATCCGCTCAGGAAAGACAGGGAGAACTCCAGTACATTCATCTGAAGGGGCCTTTCCCAGAACTTCATACCAGTCACAGTATCCAGCAGAAGCCGGATACTGAGATAGGTTGTCAGGCCATAAAGACCGGGAAAAATATATTTGCGGAAACTATTCATCAATATTGATTTGTCAGGATGCCGGTTGTAAGATCCTTTTCTCCTGTATGTCGGGCTGGTTCTTTCCGGTAGCCCTGCTCTCCCTGGGTTTCATGCCAAAAAGGAACCGGCTGATGCTGTAAGGCCTGATCAGCAGGTGATAGATACCCATAGAGATGAACAGTGTGGTCAGTACGATGAAGACATATTTAGTACCGATCGTGTCTGAAGTCTTTACGACATAGAATGCCAGTATGACGATCACTGTCTGATGCAAGATATAAAAAGGATAGACAGCCTGATTAAGATAATTTAGTGAAACATGCTGCCTGTTGAGGTATTTTTTACCATAACCGATGGCAGTGAACACCCATCCCCATGCACAGATCACGTGTAGTGACAGAAAAGCATAGGTACGCGGATCGCTTTTCCAGTTTGCCAACGTATCCCAGGGCAGCACATCATTCCAGCGGAAATAGTTGATAGTCAGAATGGACAGGAATGCCATCAGAAAAGCGAACCGCCGGTTCCTTTCCAGGCTGTCCATCAATGCCGGCTGTGCGACACAAAAGAATCCGGGCAACAGGAAGCACATCCAATAGAAGAAATAGCAACCATCATGCACCAGGTCGTTTGTCTCGGGATAACGGAGCGACAGGGAGGTGTAAATAATAATAGCGGGCAGGGCCAGCAGGTAAACGCGTTTTCCCCGGGCCAGCCAGGCCAATCCTTCGCGGAAACGTCTGGCTTTGGGAGACATGACCCAGACGAACAAAGGCGCGCAGATAATGTCATATATCAGGAGGTACACGACAAACCAGAGATGGTGCCAGCTGATATCCCCCTTAGGGTAAGGCCCTGAAGTGAACATCCTGCTATAGAACTGCCAGAAATTACCTTTGAAACCCTGTTCTACCCGCTCGAGGTAGACCTGTGGAGGTACGATGATGAGTATTGCCAGCAAAACCGGTATCAGCAATCTTCTGATCCGCATACTTACGAAGCGTTTTCCAGACCTGTTTTGCAGCATAAAGTAGCTGACAGTGCCAGAGATAAAGAAAAGCAATGGCATACGGAACAGGTGCATAAAAAATACCAGTTCCAGAAAGATGTTACTGGTTTCTTTATTACGGATATGCCAGTCGAGTTCTGCACCGAAAGGCATGGCTGAATGAAAGATCAGTACACCAGCGATAGCGAGGATACGTAACCAGTCCAGGTATGCCTGTCTTGGGGCGGTCATGGTTTGCATAGCAGGGAGTTTTATGCTAAAGTAGCCCTGCCGGCAGGAGTGTTACAATTTCTTTGACATCCGGCACTTTATACCGGGTGAACAGCACTATTTCTGACCAATAGCGGGGTCAACTCTCCAGAAGATATAGATATCGTCATTTCCCCTCCTATCTGAGCTGAAATAGCCTTTATTTTGACCAGCCTCTATCAGGACCCCGAAGTCATTCTTAGGACTGTTAAAAGGGGCGCCTTCATTCCGCGGCGGCGCCAGTGCCCTGTAGGCGGTATCCAGCCCCACGCTGAAAATATCCAGTCCGCCGAGTCCGGGCCATTTATCTGAGGAGAAATACAAGCGTCCGGACGGGTCGATGTAGGGAAACATTTCGTTCCCGCCCGTATTCACCAGCGGACCAGCATTGATGGGCAGTCCCCATTTATCCCCTGATTTACGACAGTAGTAAATATCCTTGCCTCCGGCACCACCTGGCATATCAGATGTGAAAAAGAGCACTTGTCCGTTGGGATGGAGGGCAGGCTGACCGACATTATAATCCTTGCTGTTATAGGGGAATTCAGGCTGCAGGACCCAGTCACCATACTTCATGGCATAGGTTTGTAATCGCAGGCGGCTGACATTACCGGCGCCTTTGGACGGTTCGTTATAAGTGACAATGATACTGTCCCACAGCCGGCTAAAGGTAACAGGGCCTTCGTGGTAACGTTTGTTGAGCTTTGTATTGAAGGGAGCGATCATCTCCCGTGACAACTGATTGGGCACGGCGACGAACGTTGCCTGCGGATTGGCAGATACCTTTTTGCTGTCCCAGCTGGATGTAGTACGGCTGTCAACATTACGGAGGTCTTTGGAAGCGTAAGTCAGGACCTGTTCAAGTTCTTTAGTCCGCAGGCTGGCGTCTTTTACCCTGGCGGTATCGACAGCCCGGTACAGGGTTAAAAAATCACCGCCGGTCCAGGCGTTTGTTTCCCTAAACACTTTATTTCGTGGACGGTCAGAGACAAACACCAATCCCGCGCCGTAGGTTACGGGAGAAAAATCAGCATATCCACTATTGATATTAAGCAAGGCAATACGCCAGTTGAGCGAGTCGGCGAGCAGGGTGTTCAGTCCGCTTTCATACAGGCCGATGGTACTTTCCAGCTGCGGATCAGGCTTGACAGCGGCCACCCATTTATACTGGGCAACCGCCTCCTGATAGCGGCCTTCCATTGCCAGCAACTGACCATACCGGTAACGGCGGGGAGTATCCGTTGCATTGACAGTAAGTAATTTATCATACCAGGTAAGCGCCTTGTCATATTGCTGTGTCTTATCATAGCTATCGGCGAGATTTGCTATAGCCGCTGCGGGTAATGAATCCCGCTTCATAGTCTCCTGGTAATACTGAATAGCCTCGGCGTAACGCATACCATTATAGGCGCGTTCCGCACTTTTCAACTGACTAAATCCATTGGTTACAATAAAGCTGGATAATAAAACTGTCAGCAAACGTATATATCTCATGCTGTTCCTTTTTTAAAAATAGCGGGGAGACAGTATTCTGCCCTTTTCCCATCCAAATTCGTAACGTAACATGATCTCATGAGTACCCTGGTTGAATTTCACCAGTTTGGAAATAGTGTGATCATATGCATAACCCAGTCTCAGCTGATCGTTGATCTGGACCTCGGCCAGGCCGCAGATAGCGTCGCCCGTACGATAGGAGCCTCCTACAGATATGACATCCCTGATCCAGAGATTAGCGTTAATATCCCACTGTACAGGAGCCCCTCTCACTGCTTTCACCAGTGTAGACGGCTTCAGTTTGAGGTCTTCATTGATATCGAATACGTATCCGGCAATGAAAAAGAAGTGCATATACTTCTTGGCGACTACATCTGCACGGTAGTAGACAGCGTCTTTACGCAGGTAGCTCTTTACGAGATTAGGGACAGAGAATCCTGCATAAAACCTGTCGGAATTGTAATAGATCCCCGCACCGAAGCATGGCAGGATGACATTGATGTTCTGTGCAAATGCCTGGTCATCTTCATCAATGAGATCGACCTTGGTCAGATCAGCTCTGAAATTACTGATACCACCCTGCAAGCCGATGGCCAGGGAACCTTCATTTTCAAACCGGATGCGGTAGGCATATGTCCCATAGACACCGTTCGTCTGCATGATCCCGATCTTATCGTTAAAGGCCTGTAAGCCCAGTCCGACCTTGTTATCGCGGGTAGCCATGTCGAAGGAGAAGGTATATGTTTCCGGGGCACCGTCGATCCCCACCCATTGACGACGATACAGGGCAGCGGCGCTTAATACACCGCGGC
The DNA window shown above is from Chitinophaga agri and carries:
- a CDS encoding acyltransferase family protein; protein product: MQTMTAPRQAYLDWLRILAIAGVLIFHSAMPFGAELDWHIRNKETSNIFLELVFFMHLFRMPLLFFISGTVSYFMLQNRSGKRFVSMRIRRLLIPVLLAILIIVPPQVYLERVEQGFKGNFWQFYSRMFTSGPYPKGDISWHHLWFVVYLLIYDIICAPLFVWVMSPKARRFREGLAWLARGKRVYLLALPAIIIYTSLSLRYPETNDLVHDGCYFFYWMCFLLPGFFCVAQPALMDSLERNRRFAFLMAFLSILTINYFRWNDVLPWDTLANWKSDPRTYAFLSLHVICAWGWVFTAIGYGKKYLNRQHVSLNYLNQAVYPFYILHQTVIVILAFYVVKTSDTIGTKYVFIVLTTLFISMGIYHLLIRPYSISRFLFGMKPRESRATGKNQPDIQEKRILQPAS
- a CDS encoding TolB family protein; the encoded protein is MRYIRLLTVLLSSFIVTNGFSQLKSAERAYNGMRYAEAIQYYQETMKRDSLPAAAIANLADSYDKTQQYDKALTWYDKLLTVNATDTPRRYRYGQLLAMEGRYQEAVAQYKWVAAVKPDPQLESTIGLYESGLNTLLADSLNWRIALLNINSGYADFSPVTYGAGLVFVSDRPRNKVFRETNAWTGGDFLTLYRAVDTARVKDASLRTKELEQVLTYASKDLRNVDSRTTSSWDSKKVSANPQATFVAVPNQLSREMIAPFNTKLNKRYHEGPVTFSRLWDSIIVTYNEPSKGAGNVSRLRLQTYAMKYGDWVLQPEFPYNSKDYNVGQPALHPNGQVLFFTSDMPGGAGGKDIYYCRKSGDKWGLPINAGPLVNTGGNEMFPYIDPSGRLYFSSDKWPGLGGLDIFSVGLDTAYRALAPPRNEGAPFNSPKNDFGVLIEAGQNKGYFSSDRRGNDDIYIFWRVDPAIGQK
- a CDS encoding PorP/SprF family type IX secretion system membrane protein, whose product is MKKLLSVITLFILGAADVSAQQDAMYSQYMFNMMGVNPAYAGSRGVLSAAALYRRQWVGIDGAPETYTFSFDMATRDNKVGLGLQAFNDKIGIMQTNGVYGTYAYRIRFENEGSLAIGLQGGISNFRADLTKVDLIDEDDQAFAQNINVILPCFGAGIYYNSDRFYAGFSVPNLVKSYLRKDAVYYRADVVAKKYMHFFFIAGYVFDINEDLKLKPSTLVKAVRGAPVQWDINANLWIRDVISVGGSYRTGDAICGLAEVQINDQLRLGYAYDHTISKLVKFNQGTHEIMLRYEFGWEKGRILSPRYF